One Acanthochromis polyacanthus isolate Apoly-LR-REF ecotype Palm Island chromosome 6, KAUST_Apoly_ChrSc, whole genome shotgun sequence DNA segment encodes these proteins:
- the LOC127534305 gene encoding collagen alpha-2(IV) chain-like isoform X9 — protein MQSSPGRTTDQSLPGRTTDQSLPGRTKDQSLPGRTTDQSLPGRIKDQSSPGRTTDQSLPGRTKDQSLPGRTKDQSLPGRIKDQSLPGRTTDQSLPGRTKDQSLPGRIKDQSSPGRTTDQSLPGRTTDQSLPGRTKDQSLPGRTTDQSLPGRTTDQSLPGRTTDQSLPGRTTDQSLPGRIKDQSLPGRTKDQSLPGRTTDQSLPGRIKDQSLPGRTTDQSLPGRIKDQSLPGRIKDQSLPGRTTDQSSPGRTKDQSLPGRTTDQSLPGRTTDQSLPGRIKDQSLPGRIKDQSLPGRIKDQSLPGRTTDQSLPGRTKDQSLPGRIKDQSLPGRTTDQSLPGRTTDQSLPGRTKDQSLPGRTTDQSLPGRTTDQSLPGRIKDQSLPGRIKDQSLPGRIKDQSLPGRTTDQSLPGRTKDQSLPGRIKDQSLPGRTTDQSLPGRTTDQSLPGRTTDQSSPGRTKDQSLPGRTTDQSLPGRTTDQSLPGRTTDQSSPGRIKDQSLPGRTKDQSLPGRIKDQSLPGRTKDQSLPGRTTDQSLPGRTTDQSLPGRIKDQSLPGRIKDQSLPGRIKDQSLPGRTKDQSLPGRIKDQSLPGRTKDQSLPGRTTDQSLPGRTTDQSLPGRTKDQSLPGRIKDQSLPGRTKDQSLPGRTTDQSLPGRTKDQSLPGRTKDQSLPGRIKDQSLPGRTTDQSLPGRIKDQSLPGRTKDQSLPGRIKDQSLPGRIKDQSLPGRTKDQSLPGRTKGRTAGRTNRLMDTSMTH, from the exons atgCAGAGTTCACCAGGTAGAACAacagatcagagtttaccaggtagaacaacagatcagagtttaccaggtagaacaaaagatcagagtttaccaggtagaacaacagatcagagtttaccaggtaGAATAAAAGATCAGAGTTCACCAGGTAGAACAacagatcagagtttaccaggtagaacaaaagatcagagtttaccaggtagaacaaaagatcagagtttaccaggtagaataaaagatcagagtttaccaggtagaacaacagatcagagtttaccaggtagaacaaaagatcagagtttaccaggtaGAATAAAAGATCAGAGTTCACCAGGTAGAACAacagatcagagtttaccaggtagaacaacagatcagagtttaccaggtagaacaaaagatcagagtttaccaggtagaacaacagatcagagtttaccaggtagaacaacagatcagagtttaccaggtagaacaacagatcagagtttaccaggtagaacaacagatcagagtttaccaggtagaataaaagatcagagtttaccaggtagaacaaaagatcagagtttaccaggtagaacaacagatcagagtttaccaggtagaataaaagatcagagtttaccaggtagaacaacagatcagagtttaccaggtagaataaaagatcagagtttaccaggtagaataaaagatcagagtttaccaggtaGAACAACAGATCAGAGTTCACCAGGTAGAACAAaagatcagagtttaccaggtagaacaacagatcagagtttaccaggtagaacaacagatcagagtttaccaggtagaataaaagatcagagtttaccaggtagaataaaagatcagagtttaccaggtagaataaaagatcagagtttaccaggtagaacaacagatcagagtttaccaggtagaacaaaagatcagagtttaccaggtagaataaaagatcagagtttaccaggtagaacaacagatcagagtttaccaggtagaacaacagatcagagtttaccaggtagaacaaaagatcagagtttaccaggtagaacaacagatcagagtttaccaggtagaacaacagatcagagtttaccaggtagaataaaagatcagagtttaccaggtagaataaaagatcagagtttaccaggtagaataaaagatcagagtttaccaggtagaacaacagatcagagtttaccaggtagaacaaaagatcagagtttaccaggtagaataaaagatcagagtttaccaggtagaacaacagatcagagtttaccaggtagaacaacagatcagagtttaccag gtaGAACAACAGATCAGAGTTCACCAGGTAGAACAAaagatcagagtttaccaggtagaacaacagatcagagtttaccaggtagaacaacagatcagagtttaccaggtaGAACAACAGATCAGAGTTCACCAGGTAGAATAAaagatcagagtttaccaggtagaacaaaagatcagagtttaccaggtagaataaaagatcagagtttaccaggtagaacaaaagatcagagtttaccaggtagaacaacagatcagagtttaccaggtagaacaacagatcagagtttaccaggtagaataaaagatcagagtttaccaggtagaataaaagatcagagtttaccaggtagaataaaagatcagagtttaccaggtagaacaaaagatcagagtttaccaggtagaataaaagatcagagtttaccaggtagaacaaaagatcagagtttaccaggtagaacaacagatcagagtttaccaggtagaacaacagatcagagtttaccaggtagaacaaaagatcagagtttaccaggtagaataaaagatcagagtttaccaggtagaacaaaagatcagagtttaccaggtagaacaacagatcagagtttaccaggtagaacaaaagatcagagtttaccaggtagaacaaaagatcagagtttaccaggtagaataaaagatcagagtttaccaggtagaacaacagatcagagtttaccaggtagaataaaagatcagagtttaccaggtagaacaaaagatcagagtttaccaggtagaataaaagatcagagtttaccaggtagaataaaagatcagagtttaccaggtagaacaaaagatcagagtttaccaggtaGAACAAAAGGTAGAACGGCAGGTAGAACTAACAGATTAATGGATACCTCAATGACACACTGA
- the LOC127534305 gene encoding uncharacterized protein LOC127534305 isoform X13, which yields MQSSPGRTTDQSLPGRTTDQSLPGRTKDQSLPGRTTDQSLPGRIKDQSSPGRTTDQSLPGRTKDQSLPGRTKDQSLPGRIKDQSLPGRTTDQSLPGRTKDQSLPGRIKDQSSPGRTTDQSLPGRTTDQSLPGRTKDQSLPGRTTDQSLPGRTTDQSLPGRTTDQSLPGRTTDQSLPGRIKDQSLPGRTKDQSLPGRTTDQSLPGRIKDQSLPGRTTDQSLPGRIKDQSLPGRIKDQSLPGRTTDQSSPGRTKDQSLPGRTTDQSLPGRTTDQSLPGRIKDQSLPGRIKDQSLPGRIKDQSLPGRTTDQSLPGRTKDQSLPGRIKDQSLPGRTTDQSLPGRTTDQSLPGRTKDQSLPGRTTDQSSPGRTKDQSLPGRTTDQSLPGRTTDQSLPGRTTDQSSPGRIKDQSLPGRTKDQSLPGRIKDQSLPGRTKDQSLPGRTTDQSLPGRTTDQSLPGRIKDQSLPGRIKDQSLPGRIKDQSLPGRTKDQSLPGRIKDQSLPGRTKDQSLPGRTTDQSLPGRTTDQSLPGRTKDQSLPGRIKDQSLPGRTKDQSLPGRTTDQSLPGRTKDQSLPGRTKDQSLPGRIKDQSLPGRTTDQSLPGRIKDQSLPGRTKDQSLPGRIKDQSLPGRIKDQSLPGRTKDQSLPGRTKGRTAGRTNRLMDTSMTH from the exons atgCAGAGTTCACCAGGTAGAACAacagatcagagtttaccaggtagaacaacagatcagagtttaccaggtagaacaaaagatcagagtttaccaggtagaacaacagatcagagtttaccaggtaGAATAAAAGATCAGAGTTCACCAGGTAGAACAacagatcagagtttaccaggtagaacaaaagatcagagtttaccaggtagaacaaaagatcagagtttaccaggtagaataaaagatcagagtttaccaggtagaacaacagatcagagtttaccaggtagaacaaaagatcagagtttaccaggtaGAATAAAAGATCAGAGTTCACCAGGTAGAACAacagatcagagtttaccaggtagaacaacagatcagagtttaccaggtagaacaaaagatcagagtttaccaggtagaacaacagatcagagtttaccaggtagaacaacagatcagagtttaccaggtagaacaacagatcagagtttaccaggtagaacaacagatcagagtttaccaggtagaataaaagatcagagtttaccaggtagaacaaaagatcagagtttaccaggtagaacaacagatcagagtttaccaggtagaataaaagatcagagtttaccaggtagaacaacagatcagagtttaccaggtagaataaaagatcagagtttaccaggtagaataaaagatcagagtttaccaggtaGAACAACAGATCAGAGTTCACCAGGTAGAACAAaagatcagagtttaccaggtagaacaacagatcagagtttaccaggtagaacaacagatcagagtttaccaggtagaataaaagatcagagtttaccaggtagaataaaagatcagagtttaccaggtagaataaaagatcagagtttaccaggtagaacaacagatcagagtttaccaggtagaacaaaagatcagagtttaccaggtagaataaaagatcagagtttaccaggtagaacaacagatcagagtttaccaggtagaacaacagatcagagtttaccaggtagaacaaaagatcagagtttaccag gtaGAACAACAGATCAGAGTTCACCAGGTAGAACAAaagatcagagtttaccaggtagaacaacagatcagagtttaccaggtagaacaacagatcagagtttaccaggtaGAACAACAGATCAGAGTTCACCAGGTAGAATAAaagatcagagtttaccaggtagaacaaaagatcagagtttaccaggtagaataaaagatcagagtttaccaggtagaacaaaagatcagagtttaccaggtagaacaacagatcagagtttaccaggtagaacaacagatcagagtttaccaggtagaataaaagatcagagtttaccaggtagaataaaagatcagagtttaccaggtagaataaaagatcagagtttaccaggtagaacaaaagatcagagtttaccaggtagaataaaagatcagagtttaccaggtagaacaaaagatcagagtttaccaggtagaacaacagatcagagtttaccaggtagaacaacagatcagagtttaccaggtagaacaaaagatcagagtttaccaggtagaataaaagatcagagtttaccaggtagaacaaaagatcagagtttaccaggtagaacaacagatcagagtttaccaggtagaacaaaagatcagagtttaccaggtagaacaaaagatcagagtttaccaggtagaataaaagatcagagtttaccaggtagaacaacagatcagagtttaccaggtagaataaaagatcagagtttaccaggtagaacaaaagatcagagtttaccaggtagaataaaagatcagagtttaccaggtagaataaaagatcagagtttaccaggtagaacaaaagatcagagtttaccaggtaGAACAAAAGGTAGAACGGCAGGTAGAACTAACAGATTAATGGATACCTCAATGACACACTGA
- the LOC127534305 gene encoding uncharacterized protein LOC127534305 isoform X4: MQSSPGRTTDQSLPGRTTDQSLPGRTKDQSLPGRTTDQSLPGRIKDQSSPGRTTDQSLPGRTKDQSLPGRTKDQSLPGRIKDQSLPGRTTDQSLPGRTKDQSLPGRIKDQSSPGRTTDQSLPGRTTDQSLPGRTTDQSLPGRIKDQSLPGRTKDQSLPGRTTDQSLPGRIKDQSLPGRTTDQSLPGRIKDQSLPGRIKDQSLPGRTTDQSSPGRTKDQSLPGRTTDQSLPGRTTDQSLPGRIKDQSLPGRIKDQSLPGRIKDQSLPGRTTDQSLPGRTKDQSLPGRIKDQSLPGRTTDQSLPGRTTDQSLPGRTKDQSLPGRTTDQSLPGRTTDQSLPGRIKDQSLPGRIKDQSLPGRIKDQSLPGRTTDQSLPGRTKDQSLPGRIKDQSLPGRTTDQSLPGRTTDQSLPGRTTDQSLPGRTTDQSLPGRTTDQSLPGRIKDQSLPGRIKDQSLPGRIKDQSLPGRTTDQSLPGRIKDQSLPGRIKDQSLPGRTTDQSLPGRTKDQSLPGRTTDQSLPGRTTDQSSPGRTKDQSLPGRTTDQSLPGRTTDQSLPGRTTDQSSPGRIKDQSLPGRTKDQSLPGRIKDQSLPGRTKDQSLPGRTTDQSLPGRTTDQSLPGRIKDQSLPGRIKDQSLPGRIKDQSLPGRTKDQSLPGRIKDQSLPGRTKDQSLPGRTTDQSLPGRTTDQSLPGRTKDQSLPGRIKDQSLPGRTKDQSLPGRTTDQSLPGRTKDQSLPGRTKDQSLPGRIKDQSLPGRTTDQSLPGRIKDQSLPGRTKDQSLPGRIKDQSLPGRIKDQSLPGRTKDQSLPGRTKGRTAGRTNRLMDTSMTH, translated from the exons atgCAGAGTTCACCAGGTAGAACAacagatcagagtttaccaggtagaacaacagatcagagtttaccaggtagaacaaaagatcagagtttaccaggtagaacaacagatcagagtttaccaggtaGAATAAAAGATCAGAGTTCACCAGGTAGAACAacagatcagagtttaccaggtagaacaaaagatcagagtttaccaggtagaacaaaagatcagagtttaccaggtagaataaaagatcagagtttaccaggtagaacaacagatcagagtttaccaggtagaacaaaagatcagagtttaccaggtaGAATAAAAGATCAGAGTTCACCAGGTAGAACAacagatcagagtttaccaggtagaacaacagatcagagtttaccag gtagaacaacagatcagagtttaccaggtagaataaaagatcagagtttaccaggtagaacaaaagatcagagtttaccaggtagaacaacagatcagagtttaccaggtagaataaaagatcagagtttaccaggtagaacaacagatcagagtttaccaggtagaataaaagatcagagtttaccaggtagaataaaagatcagagtttaccaggtaGAACAACAGATCAGAGTTCACCAGGTAGAACAAaagatcagagtttaccaggtagaacaacagatcagagtttaccaggtagaacaacagatcagagtttaccaggtagaataaaagatcagagtttaccaggtagaataaaagatcagagtttaccaggtagaataaaagatcagagtttaccaggtagaacaacagatcagagtttaccaggtagaacaaaagatcagagtttaccaggtagaataaaagatcagagtttaccaggtagaacaacagatcagagtttaccaggtagaacaacagatcagagtttaccaggtagaacaaaagatcagagtttaccaggtagaacaacagatcagagtttaccaggtagaacaacagatcagagtttaccaggtagaataaaagatcagagtttaccaggtagaataaaagatcagagtttaccaggtagaataaaagatcagagtttaccaggtagaacaacagatcagagtttaccaggtagaacaaaagatcagagtttaccaggtagaataaaagatcagagtttaccaggtagaacaacagatcagagtttaccaggtagaacaacagatcagagtttaccaggtagaacaacagatcagagtttaccaggtagaacaacagatcagagtttaccaggtagaacaacagatcagagtttaccaggtagaataaaagatcagagtttaccaggtagaataaaagatcagagtttaccaggtagaataaaagatcagagtttaccaggtagaacaacagatcagagtttaccaggtagaataaaagatcagagtttaccaggtagaataaaagatcagagtttaccaggtagaacaacagatcagagtttaccaggtagaacaaaagatcagagtttaccaggtagaacaacagatcagagtttaccaggtaGAACAACAGATCAGAGTTCACCAGGTAGAACAAaagatcagagtttaccaggtagaacaacagatcagagtttaccaggtagaacaacagatcagagtttaccaggtaGAACAACAGATCAGAGTTCACCAGGTAGAATAAaagatcagagtttaccaggtagaacaaaagatcagagtttaccaggtagaataaaagatcagagtttaccaggtagaacaaaagatcagagtttaccaggtagaacaacagatcagagtttaccaggtagaacaacagatcagagtttaccaggtagaataaaagatcagagtttaccaggtagaataaaagatcagagtttaccaggtagaataaaagatcagagtttaccaggtagaacaaaagatcagagtttaccaggtagaataaaagatcagagtttaccaggtagaacaaaagatcagagtttaccaggtagaacaacagatcagagtttaccaggtagaacaacagatcagagtttaccaggtagaacaaaagatcagagtttaccaggtagaataaaagatcagagtttaccaggtagaacaaaagatcagagtttaccaggtagaacaacagatcagagtttaccaggtagaacaaaagatcagagtttaccaggtagaacaaaagatcagagtttaccaggtagaataaaagatcagagtttaccaggtagaacaacagatcagagtttaccaggtagaataaaagatcagagtttaccaggtagaacaaaagatcagagtttaccaggtagaataaaagatcagagtttaccaggtagaataaaagatcagagtttaccaggtagaacaaaagatcagagtttaccaggtaGAACAAAAGGTAGAACGGCAGGTAGAACTAACAGATTAATGGATACCTCAATGACACACTGA
- the LOC127534305 gene encoding uncharacterized protein LOC127534305 isoform X17 — MQSSPGRTTDQSLPGRTKDQSLPGRTKDQSLPGRTTDQSSPGRTKDQSLPGRTTDQSLPGRTTDQSLPGRTTDQSSPGRIKDQSLPGRTKDQSLPGRIKDQSLPGRTKDQSLPGRTTDQSLPGRTTDQSLPGRIKDQSLPGRIKDQSLPGRIKDQSLPGRTKDQSLPGRIKDQSLPGRTKDQSLPGRTTDQSLPGRTTDQSLPGRTKDQSLPGRIKDQSLPGRTKDQSLPGRTTDQSLPGRTKDQSLPGRTKDQSLPGRIKDQSLPGRTTDQSLPGRIKDQSLPGRTKDQSLPGRIKDQSLPGRIKDQSLPGRTKDQSLPGRTKGRTAGRTNRLMDTSMTH; from the exons atgCAGAGTTCACCAGGTAGAACAacagatcagagtttaccag gtagaacaaaagatcagagtttaccaggtagaacaaaagatcagagtttaccag gtaGAACAACAGATCAGAGTTCACCAGGTAGAACAAaagatcagagtttaccaggtagaacaacagatcagagtttaccaggtagaacaacagatcagagtttaccaggtaGAACAACAGATCAGAGTTCACCAGGTAGAATAAaagatcagagtttaccaggtagaacaaaagatcagagtttaccaggtagaataaaagatcagagtttaccaggtagaacaaaagatcagagtttaccaggtagaacaacagatcagagtttaccaggtagaacaacagatcagagtttaccaggtagaataaaagatcagagtttaccaggtagaataaaagatcagagtttaccaggtagaataaaagatcagagtttaccaggtagaacaaaagatcagagtttaccaggtagaataaaagatcagagtttaccaggtagaacaaaagatcagagtttaccaggtagaacaacagatcagagtttaccaggtagaacaacagatcagagtttaccaggtagaacaaaagatcagagtttaccaggtagaataaaagatcagagtttaccaggtagaacaaaagatcagagtttaccaggtagaacaacagatcagagtttaccaggtagaacaaaagatcagagtttaccaggtagaacaaaagatcagagtttaccaggtagaataaaagatcagagtttaccaggtagaacaacagatcagagtttaccaggtagaataaaagatcagagtttaccaggtagaacaaaagatcagagtttaccaggtagaataaaagatcagagtttaccaggtagaataaaagatcagagtttaccaggtagaacaaaagatcagagtttaccaggtaGAACAAAAGGTAGAACGGCAGGTAGAACTAACAGATTAATGGATACCTCAATGACACACTGA
- the LOC127534305 gene encoding collagen alpha-1(IV) chain-like isoform X16, whose translation MQSSPGRTTDQSLPGRTTDQSLPGRTKDQSLPGRTTDQSLPGRIKDQSSPGRTTDQSLPGRTKDQSLPGRTKDQSLPGRTTDQSSPGRTKDQSLPGRTTDQSLPGRTTDQSLPGRTTDQSSPGRIKDQSLPGRTKDQSLPGRIKDQSLPGRTKDQSLPGRTTDQSLPGRTTDQSLPGRIKDQSLPGRIKDQSLPGRIKDQSLPGRTKDQSLPGRIKDQSLPGRTKDQSLPGRTTDQSLPGRTTDQSLPGRTKDQSLPGRIKDQSLPGRTKDQSLPGRTTDQSLPGRTKDQSLPGRTKDQSLPGRIKDQSLPGRTTDQSLPGRIKDQSLPGRTKDQSLPGRIKDQSLPGRIKDQSLPGRTKDQSLPGRTKGRTAGRTNRLMDTSMTH comes from the exons atgCAGAGTTCACCAGGTAGAACAacagatcagagtttaccaggtagaacaacagatcagagtttaccaggtagaacaaaagatcagagtttaccaggtagaacaacagatcagagtttaccaggtaGAATAAAAGATCAGAGTTCACCAGGTAGAACAacagatcagagtttaccaggtagaacaaaagatcagagtttaccaggtagaacaaaagatcagagtttaccag gtaGAACAACAGATCAGAGTTCACCAGGTAGAACAAaagatcagagtttaccaggtagaacaacagatcagagtttaccaggtagaacaacagatcagagtttaccaggtaGAACAACAGATCAGAGTTCACCAGGTAGAATAAaagatcagagtttaccaggtagaacaaaagatcagagtttaccaggtagaataaaagatcagagtttaccaggtagaacaaaagatcagagtttaccaggtagaacaacagatcagagtttaccaggtagaacaacagatcagagtttaccaggtagaataaaagatcagagtttaccaggtagaataaaagatcagagtttaccaggtagaataaaagatcagagtttaccaggtagaacaaaagatcagagtttaccaggtagaataaaagatcagagtttaccaggtagaacaaaagatcagagtttaccaggtagaacaacagatcagagtttaccaggtagaacaacagatcagagtttaccaggtagaacaaaagatcagagtttaccaggtagaataaaagatcagagtttaccaggtagaacaaaagatcagagtttaccaggtagaacaacagatcagagtttaccaggtagaacaaaagatcagagtttaccaggtagaacaaaagatcagagtttaccaggtagaataaaagatcagagtttaccaggtagaacaacagatcagagtttaccaggtagaataaaagatcagagtttaccaggtagaacaaaagatcagagtttaccaggtagaataaaagatcagagtttaccaggtagaataaaagatcagagtttaccaggtagaacaaaagatcagagtttaccaggtaGAACAAAAGGTAGAACGGCAGGTAGAACTAACAGATTAATGGATACCTCAATGACACACTGA